A region of the Yarrowia lipolytica chromosome 1C, complete sequence genome:
TTTGAGCGCCTAATTTTGACACAACGACTCCAAAGGCCCGCAGCTGTGTTTCGCCGTTTTCCGAATGCCGACATCTGTCCTCAAAGGCCCTATTCGACGACCTTCAACAGCTCCCCGCCACTGCCGCAAGATGCCAATATAGTTTTCGTATCTGACAGAAAGTATCACGGGCAGGAATAGGACCCAGTCATAACAGACACTTATAACGTCGCCGAGAGAAAGGCGAGACGAGATCCAAGATGACCATGACACACTCGAAAACGGGCGACTCCCGGTCACCGGacaaccccccccccccagAGAGTCACCCAAACATCCTTCGATCGCGGCACCTCCCAAATCGTATCGAAAAACCAACCGAAACTCTGTTCAAACTGCATCCTCAAACAAGAAACAAAAGTGATTTTTACAGCTTCAGAAATCCAGAGTGAAGAGCTGAGATGaatacaagaacaagacaATAAAACTGATATTGGCACATTTAAATACAACCCTCCACTCCGAGCCCCactcaatcacgtgaccccaaATTCCGGTCCACCACTCTTCTTGGTCAAATCACCTCGCACAATCGTACATATCAAATGCAGTTGTCCACCCACGTGTTGGCTCACCACATTCATGATTGGAGGGAGGACGCGACGACATCGGAGGGACCGTGAGAAGTGAGGTTAAGAGCACAAAAAAGGGGGATTATTAAGTACTTTTGCTGATGAATCCCAAATAGAAGGAGTTGATTTCCCCTGTTATTTTTCCTCCATTTCTGATCTCCTATCTTTCCGGACTTATCATATTTCAAATTAAAAATTTAGAAACATCGAAACTCCAActattttttattttttattgttCTAGCAGTGAATTTTATCGAAACTAAAACAATTATAAAAAATCACACACTAATTAAAATCAATAAAAACACTCAACGAAACCAAACAAGAGAACAAAACTACAGCATTGCTCGTCAAACCACTACAAAATCCATatatatcacgtgactccctTACCCTTCTCTCTCCCACCAACACTCTGCTGACTAACAAACTCTAGACTGCAGAAAacttcacgtgacggctccatctcatctcatctcaccagcaccaccacatTACACAAGAATGGGAACCAGCGTTCCGGAGCTGAAAAACGTGAGTACGGCAGCTAGCCAGCGGGATTATtttcggtcacgtgactaacACAGTACATGGACAAGCGTCTCATTGTCCATCTCAACGGCGAGCGTAAGATCATTGGTGTTTTGCGAGGATATGATGTGAGTATTGAGGAAGGAGAGTACGATGATGACCGAGGTACTGATGGATAGTCAGATGGAGTAGTGACAGAGTCGAGCTGTTTTGACTAGCGCTGGATTGAGATCTGAGATGTGTCTCTACGTCTAGAGACTGACAGGTAGAACGAATCGACTCAACCAGAGCTCTACCACAGAGATATATACCTGGTGGTTGGACTACTGTCAACAAACTGGATATGAGTTAGCTGGAGACAACTGGACCTCCGCGAATGCCGACACATGTCATTTCAGCTCGTTTCCTACTCGGTCAATTCTTCTCACATGTCTGGCTGGTCAACAAAATCCTGCTCTGTCTGAGTTGTTTCTGAACATCATCTGTCTCAATGAACAGCCCGGGCCTTTAATGACTGTCTTCAACGAATCTAGACACAACGGATTCCGCGCATTATTGGTCTGTCAGCCGATTTTCGACTTCATTCATCTATGATGCTCCCACTACCGCTACGTACTAACTCAGGCATTCCTAAACATTGTTCTGGAGGAATCTGTGGAGGAAAAGGCCAATGGAGACAAGGTACAGGCCGGCATGGCTGTGATTCGAGGCAACTCTGTGGTCATGCTGGAGGCCCTTGAACGAATCCAGTAGACCCCGTCTACCTTGTATAATAAATTATTCAGTATTAGCGATGTGAAGGAGATTCTCTAGAGCTGAGGGACACTAGCGCAGTCAGAAGTAACCCCGCTGGAACTTGAGAGAGAAACGTAAGTAGTACCAGAAGAAAGCTAAGACGACTGGCCCGGTTCGGTTCAGGGCAACAGATCTGGAAAAAGGGTTCCTTGATAGCTCCAGTTCATTTCTGATTGGCCGCCGGTTGAACACTCGGGACCGAGTCTGCTCCACTGGTACATTCGAGTCGGTATTCCTGCTTGCCTGAGAAAGAAAGACCTTGAGGATCTTCTTGGTATCCTTGGCGCACCGGTGCTGGGAATCGATGGAAGTCACCGTCGGCTCCATAT
Encoded here:
- a CDS encoding uncharacterized protein (similar to Saccharomyces cerevisiae SMX2 (YFL017W-A); ancestral locus Anc_8.57), translated to MGTSVPELKNYMDKRLIVHLNGERKIIGVLRGYDAFLNIVLEESVEEKANGDKVQAGMAVIRGNSVVMLEALERIQ